From Paenibacillus graminis, a single genomic window includes:
- a CDS encoding ATP-binding cassette domain-containing protein yields MRIQADRVSFRYDSLPVLTDISLDIREGTLTVLCGVTGSGKSTLLRLLSGLAQPASGTIAFDGGQPPGGKASMVFQQPETQLFAGSVHKELEYGLAERGVPGPQRLELIRTALARVGLPYDEFGRRSPFLLSGGEKRRLCIAAAIASAPGLLVLDEPTAGLDPQAAESLLEMLRGLRRSGLTLVVGTHELDSFLPIADKVIVMSQGTVHYDGPALALSADPLLLTGAGLTPPAYMRLGYSLRQRGLLAELPDSLDSLLAELEQQPLAPPAAELLQAAPGEQSPGRRPGGSGRLQPAARDADSRSSGAANTETAPAQKLWQRLDPRVKWLGMVLGTLVVLGMDTLLPLLLAAGLIAGLTLSARIPWRRIVRFFRPFLLMFLFLWLLSSLSWSSPDYTLGPVGVSAAGMERGGLNVLRFLLLIALGFLFTETTTGAPLREGLEWGIAPLRRLGVRTRNWSLAVSVTLQFVPWILDKLAQLQLALDSRGRKARGLARYSPRQAALLIVPLLILVIGMGDELATAVESRGYDPAKERTPSYRLSWQNRDSLALLYILLAAALLWTVSRFS; encoded by the coding sequence GTGAGGATTCAGGCGGACCGCGTATCCTTCCGTTATGACAGCCTCCCTGTCCTCACGGACATCAGCCTGGATATACGTGAAGGCACGCTGACTGTTCTATGCGGAGTCACGGGCAGCGGGAAGTCTACACTGCTGCGCCTTTTGTCGGGCCTTGCCCAGCCGGCTTCCGGCACTATTGCCTTTGACGGCGGACAGCCTCCTGGCGGAAAGGCCTCCATGGTATTCCAGCAGCCTGAGACGCAGCTGTTCGCGGGCAGCGTCCATAAAGAGCTGGAGTACGGACTTGCAGAGCGCGGAGTCCCGGGGCCGCAGCGGCTGGAGCTGATCCGCACCGCGCTTGCCAGAGTAGGCTTGCCCTACGATGAGTTCGGCAGGCGCTCGCCCTTTCTGCTGAGCGGCGGCGAGAAGCGGCGGCTCTGCATAGCCGCTGCTATCGCTTCCGCCCCCGGCCTGCTTGTCCTGGACGAGCCCACAGCCGGGCTGGACCCGCAGGCGGCAGAATCCCTGCTGGAGATGCTGCGCGGGCTGCGCCGCAGCGGCTTGACTCTGGTGGTTGGCACCCATGAGCTCGACAGCTTCCTGCCCATTGCCGACAAAGTGATAGTGATGTCCCAGGGCACCGTCCATTATGACGGGCCGGCTCTTGCCCTGTCCGCTGATCCGCTTCTGCTCACGGGTGCCGGTCTTACGCCCCCCGCCTATATGCGGCTGGGTTACAGCCTGCGGCAGCGCGGCCTGCTGGCAGAGCTGCCGGACAGTCTGGACAGCCTGCTGGCAGAGCTTGAACAGCAGCCGCTTGCACCTCCGGCGGCAGAGCTGCTTCAAGCGGCACCGGGCGAGCAGAGTCCGGGCCGAAGACCGGGCGGATCAGGCCGACTCCAGCCTGCCGCAAGGGACGCGGACAGCCGGTCTTCCGGCGCCGCAAATACGGAAACAGCCCCCGCCCAGAAACTGTGGCAGAGGCTGGACCCCCGTGTGAAATGGCTGGGGATGGTGCTGGGAACACTGGTCGTTTTGGGAATGGATACCTTGTTACCGCTGCTGCTTGCAGCAGGCCTGATTGCCGGGCTGACGCTGTCCGCCCGCATTCCCTGGCGGAGGATTGTCCGGTTCTTCCGCCCGTTCCTCCTGATGTTCCTGTTCCTCTGGCTGCTGTCCTCGCTCAGCTGGAGCTCCCCGGATTATACGCTCGGGCCGGTTGGCGTAAGTGCGGCAGGCATGGAACGGGGCGGACTGAACGTGCTCCGCTTTCTGCTGCTGATCGCACTTGGATTCCTGTTCACAGAGACGACCACTGGCGCCCCCCTGCGGGAAGGGCTGGAATGGGGCATCGCTCCGTTGAGGAGGCTGGGGGTCCGCACCCGCAACTGGTCGCTGGCAGTATCGGTCACGCTGCAGTTTGTGCCCTGGATTCTGGACAAGCTGGCCCAGCTGCAGCTGGCGCTGGACTCGCGCGGCAGAAAGGCCCGCGGCCTGGCCCGGTATTCGCCCAGGCAAGCTGCACTCCTGATTGTCCCCTTGCTGATCCTGGTCATCGGGATGGGCGATGAGCTGGCTACTGCCGTTGAATCCCGCGGCTATGACCCCGCCAAAGAGCGGACGCCATCCTACCGGCTGTCCTGGCAGAACCGCGATTCGCTCGCCCTGCTCTATATCCTGCTGGCAGCTGCCTTGCTGTGGACCGTCTCGCGGTTCAGCTGA
- the mprF gene encoding bifunctional lysylphosphatidylglycerol flippase/synthetase MprF produces the protein MNSMKQTLERFKIVRLIISIYRLKAVRALVPLVIIAFVYLEGQHELKRVHLGMILHELKHVPAGAILQMMGVALLSVAAMSGYDYLIRRHFRLDLGHWSTFRYSWIANTFNNLIGFAGLAGVGLRTLLYKKSGVPASVLTPAIVFLSPLMITGLSLLSWGNILGLLPAAALLHKHRWLVFAVWGMALYLPFFIIVQRSALFAKWINRGQNRTPWLTVGASIGASLLEWLFAGITFWIIGSHLLGGIDFVTVFSIYVIAAIAGILSMAPGGIGAFDLIALLGLTQLGYRSDQAMAVLVIYRLFYYLIPWLIGLVLAALEIGLQGKKSADRNNAGIEPSLNVWQKIWGWPGQYTFLSDLGVWALGKLVFASGIILLLSAATPELLYRLRITEDLLSLPVMRISHHLSVLIGFMLILLSRGISLRVRRAYIWTSALLFAGAVFTFTKGFDYEEAVFLLVVAFILWISRARFYRISVPVSRQNTAWWLALTSFIALVYYLLGNYVHHGFLKHLPHGVEPEWLQRHSNVAVTAAGGLVFSWLLLTMMITLRPHRNVDKLFADRDMERLSRFLGEHTGNSLTHMLFLGDKSFYWAQDGRVLFAFARARDKLVVLGDPLGPRSLINDGISEFRQAADLYGLAVVFYQATPDFLPIYHEQGYHFFKLGEEAMVPLADFTLSGKKNADLRNVKSRFEREGYVFEVAEAPHPETLLDELRRVSEEWLNGRSEKGYSLGWFKPAYLQLAPIALLRNKEGDVLAFASMAPGYDRGETASIDLMRHRNKSPNGTMDYLFIRLLEWAKEQGSLRFNLGNAPLSSVGHNSGALREEKVAHLVFVRGGHWYGFAGLRRYKEKFSPLWEPRYLAYPATLTLSILTLDLVRLVSRHPEAKED, from the coding sequence ATGAATTCTATGAAGCAAACCTTGGAGCGGTTCAAAATTGTAAGGCTGATTATATCCATTTACCGGCTCAAAGCGGTCAGGGCGCTTGTACCGCTTGTGATTATAGCTTTTGTGTATCTGGAGGGGCAGCATGAGCTGAAACGGGTCCATTTGGGCATGATCCTTCATGAGCTGAAGCATGTCCCCGCAGGGGCCATCTTGCAAATGATGGGCGTTGCACTGCTCTCTGTGGCGGCCATGAGCGGCTACGATTATCTGATCCGGCGGCATTTCCGGCTGGATCTTGGACACTGGAGCACTTTCCGCTACTCGTGGATTGCCAACACGTTCAACAATCTGATCGGCTTTGCCGGTTTGGCGGGAGTGGGCTTGCGCACGCTTCTCTACAAAAAAAGCGGAGTGCCAGCCTCCGTTCTAACGCCCGCCATTGTATTTCTCTCACCGCTGATGATTACCGGGCTGTCTCTGCTCTCCTGGGGAAACATCCTTGGCCTGCTCCCGGCCGCTGCACTTCTGCACAAGCACCGCTGGCTGGTGTTCGCGGTCTGGGGGATGGCGTTGTATCTGCCGTTTTTTATTATCGTTCAGCGTTCAGCGCTATTCGCAAAATGGATCAACCGGGGACAGAACAGGACGCCCTGGCTCACCGTAGGGGCTTCCATCGGCGCTTCGTTGCTGGAATGGCTGTTTGCCGGGATTACCTTCTGGATCATCGGGAGCCATCTGCTCGGCGGCATCGATTTCGTTACCGTATTCAGTATTTATGTGATCGCCGCCATTGCCGGCATTCTCAGCATGGCACCCGGCGGCATCGGCGCTTTCGATCTGATTGCGCTGCTGGGGCTTACACAGCTGGGATACCGGAGTGACCAGGCGATGGCAGTGCTGGTCATTTACAGATTATTTTATTATCTGATTCCCTGGCTGATCGGACTGGTGCTGGCGGCACTGGAAATCGGGCTTCAAGGCAAGAAAAGCGCTGATCGCAATAACGCCGGTATCGAGCCTTCCCTTAATGTATGGCAGAAAATCTGGGGCTGGCCGGGCCAATATACCTTCCTGAGTGATCTTGGGGTATGGGCGCTCGGCAAGCTGGTGTTTGCCAGCGGGATTATTCTGCTGCTGTCGGCGGCGACACCTGAGCTGCTGTACCGGCTGCGGATTACCGAGGATCTGCTCTCGCTGCCGGTGATGCGGATCTCGCATCATCTCTCTGTGCTGATCGGATTCATGCTCATATTGCTGTCGCGCGGCATTTCGCTGCGGGTTCGCAGAGCCTATATTTGGACAAGCGCGCTGCTGTTTGCCGGAGCCGTGTTTACCTTTACCAAGGGGTTCGATTATGAGGAGGCTGTGTTCCTGCTGGTAGTAGCATTTATTCTCTGGATCTCCAGAGCGCGTTTCTACCGGATCAGCGTCCCTGTAAGCCGGCAGAATACGGCCTGGTGGCTGGCCCTGACCTCTTTTATAGCGCTGGTATACTACCTGCTCGGCAATTACGTGCATCATGGCTTCCTGAAGCATCTCCCCCACGGAGTCGAGCCGGAATGGCTGCAGCGTCACAGCAACGTGGCGGTTACGGCAGCCGGCGGGCTGGTGTTCTCCTGGCTGCTGCTGACGATGATGATTACCCTCCGGCCGCACCGCAACGTGGATAAGCTGTTCGCGGACAGGGATATGGAAAGATTAAGCCGCTTCCTCGGGGAGCATACCGGAAATTCCTTGACGCATATGCTCTTTCTGGGTGACAAAAGCTTCTACTGGGCCCAAGACGGCAGGGTGCTGTTTGCTTTTGCCAGAGCGCGGGACAAGCTGGTCGTGCTGGGTGATCCGCTGGGCCCCCGGAGTCTGATCAACGACGGAATCAGTGAATTCCGGCAGGCAGCCGATCTGTACGGGCTTGCGGTGGTATTTTATCAGGCGACCCCGGACTTTTTGCCGATATACCATGAACAGGGATACCACTTCTTCAAGCTTGGTGAAGAAGCGATGGTGCCGCTTGCTGACTTTACCCTCAGCGGCAAAAAAAATGCAGACCTGCGGAATGTGAAAAGCCGTTTTGAACGCGAGGGATATGTGTTTGAGGTGGCGGAGGCGCCGCATCCGGAGACACTGCTGGACGAGCTGCGCCGGGTCTCTGAGGAGTGGCTGAATGGACGCAGCGAAAAAGGGTATTCCCTCGGCTGGTTCAAGCCGGCATATCTGCAGCTGGCACCGATCGCGCTGCTGCGGAACAAGGAGGGCGATGTGCTGGCTTTTGCCTCTATGGCCCCGGGATATGACAGGGGAGAGACGGCCTCGATTGACCTAATGCGCCACCGGAACAAATCGCCGAACGGCACCATGGACTATCTGTTCATCCGTTTGCTGGAATGGGCCAAGGAGCAGGGCAGCCTCAGATTCAATCTGGGCAATGCCCCGCTGTCCAGCGTCGGCCATAATTCGGGAGCGCTGCGGGAAGAGAAGGTGGCCCATCTGGTCTTTGTACGGGGCGGACACTGGTACGGATTCGCTGGCCTGCGACGGTATAAGGAGAAGTTCAGCCCGCTGTGGGAACCCAGGTATCTGGCATATCCCGCAACGCTCACCCTGTCGATCCTGACGCTTGATCTGGTAAGACTCGTCTCCCGTCACCCGGAGGCGAAAGAGGATTAG
- a CDS encoding multidrug effflux MFS transporter, with protein MITKIDNKMLGAEGPSRKQRLQIAVILGAISAIGPLSIDMYLPALPALGADFGAGAALVQLSLTFFLLGLASGQLAAGPLSDVYGRRTPLLIGMLVYAVSSLLCAFTPSIGLLIMLRFIQGLAGSVGVVISRAAVRDLYSGSELTKFFSLLMIVNGLGPILAPIIGGQLLRVTTWQGVFVVLFAAGLIFFVTILLRLPETLPKERRMRSGIRGTLRTFALLLGNGKFMGYALSQGFVSAAMFAYISGSSFVLQNIFGVSPQMYSVIFAVNGLGIILSGQIAGRLSGRVGEQKFLVSGLLLCTLGGVLLLLTVLAGGGLLPILICLFAVVSSVGVVGTTSFSLAMQDQGDSAGSASALLGLLPLLLGSCVAPLVGLGGSETALPMAMVIAGAGVCSILSFLLLCRQSGPIKP; from the coding sequence ATGATCACAAAAATCGATAATAAGATGCTGGGAGCGGAAGGGCCGTCCAGAAAGCAGCGGCTGCAGATCGCCGTCATTCTGGGAGCGATTTCCGCGATCGGGCCGTTGTCCATTGACATGTATTTGCCCGCGCTTCCGGCGCTGGGCGCGGATTTTGGAGCGGGCGCTGCACTGGTGCAGCTTAGCCTGACCTTCTTTTTGCTGGGGCTGGCCTCGGGTCAACTGGCAGCAGGGCCCTTAAGCGATGTGTATGGCCGCCGCACACCACTGCTTATTGGCATGCTGGTGTATGCTGTCTCCTCCTTGCTGTGCGCGTTCACTCCTTCCATCGGGCTGCTTATAATGCTGCGGTTTATCCAGGGGCTTGCCGGGTCCGTTGGGGTTGTAATTTCGCGGGCAGCGGTACGGGACCTATATAGCGGCTCGGAATTAACCAAATTCTTCTCCTTGCTGATGATTGTCAACGGATTGGGGCCGATCCTGGCCCCGATTATCGGCGGGCAGTTGTTGAGAGTTACAACGTGGCAGGGGGTGTTCGTGGTGCTGTTTGCCGCCGGGCTGATCTTTTTTGTCACGATTCTGCTGCGGCTTCCGGAGACCCTGCCTAAGGAACGGCGTATGAGAAGCGGGATTCGCGGCACACTGCGCACCTTCGCTCTCCTGCTTGGCAATGGGAAGTTTATGGGGTACGCCCTCTCCCAAGGGTTCGTCTCCGCCGCCATGTTCGCTTATATTTCCGGCTCTTCCTTTGTCCTGCAGAATATTTTTGGGGTTTCCCCGCAAATGTACAGTGTAATCTTTGCCGTAAACGGACTGGGCATCATCCTTTCCGGCCAAATCGCCGGCAGACTGTCCGGAAGGGTCGGCGAGCAGAAGTTTCTGGTCAGCGGCCTGCTGCTGTGCACGCTGGGCGGTGTGCTGCTGCTGCTGACAGTTCTGGCCGGCGGCGGTCTCCTGCCCATCCTTATCTGCCTGTTTGCCGTGGTTTCCAGTGTGGGCGTAGTAGGGACAACCAGCTTCTCGCTGGCCATGCAGGACCAAGGCGATTCTGCAGGCAGCGCCTCGGCGCTGCTCGGCCTGCTGCCCTTGCTGCTCGGCAGCTGTGTAGCTCCGCTTGTCGGGCTTGGCGGCAGCGAGACTGCTCTGCCCATGGCGATGGTCATCGCGGGGGCAGGTGTGTGCTCCATTCTGTCCTTTCTGCTGCTCTGCAGACAGAGTGGTCCCATTAAGCCGTAA
- a CDS encoding alpha/beta hydrolase: MIHIFRKGSDESLPTLVLFHGTGGNEHDLLPLAGLLAPGASVLGIRGNVLENGMPRYFRRLAEGIFDEEDLIFRTHELKQFLDEAAEKYGFDSGNLVAVGYSNGANIAGSLLFHYGSIFRSAVLLHPMVPLRGLNLPSLKEVAVFIGAGTNDPIIRTEETKELESLLREAGAEVTMLWGNQGHRLSSAEAEAARDWLKQQSDFRKV, from the coding sequence ATGATTCATATCTTCCGCAAGGGCAGCGATGAAAGTCTGCCAACGTTAGTACTGTTCCATGGTACTGGGGGCAACGAACATGATCTGCTGCCCCTGGCCGGGCTGCTGGCCCCAGGCGCTTCTGTATTGGGTATCCGGGGAAATGTGCTGGAGAATGGCATGCCCCGTTATTTCCGGCGCTTGGCGGAAGGCATCTTCGATGAAGAGGATCTGATCTTCCGCACCCATGAGCTTAAGCAGTTTCTGGATGAGGCTGCTGAAAAGTACGGATTCGACTCCGGCAATCTGGTCGCGGTAGGCTACTCCAACGGCGCGAATATCGCCGGCAGCCTGCTCTTTCATTACGGCAGCATTTTCCGCTCGGCTGTGCTGCTGCATCCGATGGTGCCGCTGCGCGGGCTGAACCTGCCATCCTTGAAGGAGGTTGCCGTGTTCATCGGAGCAGGCACCAACGATCCGATTATCCGCACAGAGGAAACCAAGGAGCTGGAGTCGCTGCTGCGGGAGGCGGGTGCAGAGGTAACAATGCTTTGGGGCAATCAGGGCCACCGCCTCAGCTCAGCCGAAGCAGAAGCCGCCAGAGATTGGCTGAAGCAGCAAAGTGATTTCCGTAAAGTCTGA
- a CDS encoding ring-cleaving dioxygenase, translated as MTMQTQGIHHITAFVGDVQRNADFYAGILGLRLVKKTINFDAPEVYHLYFGNEQGSPGTIITFFPYSQGRKGRIGGGQVGVTTYAVPVGSMDFWKQRLAAYQIPVTEVSRIGESYLSFADFDGLRIELVEREEGALSTWSFGGVTPEHAIKGFGGAVLYSTNPEKTADTLSNTLGLERITEGDGYIRYRSTGDVGNIIDLKAAPVPHGAGGSGTVHHIAWRAKDDAEQLEWGRRVQSHGYQPTPVQDRQYFNAIYFREEGGILFEIATDPPGFARDEAPDALGQKLMLPAWFEPHRAVIEENLTPFEIREIEVEQG; from the coding sequence ATGACTATGCAAACTCAAGGGATTCACCATATTACTGCTTTTGTTGGAGACGTTCAGCGCAATGCGGATTTCTACGCCGGAATTCTCGGACTGCGCCTTGTGAAAAAAACGATCAATTTCGATGCCCCTGAGGTATACCACCTCTATTTCGGGAATGAACAGGGTTCGCCCGGCACGATCATTACCTTCTTTCCCTACTCCCAGGGACGTAAGGGCCGGATCGGCGGCGGACAGGTAGGCGTAACCACATATGCGGTTCCGGTGGGCTCCATGGACTTCTGGAAGCAGCGTCTGGCTGCTTATCAGATTCCGGTAACGGAGGTGAGCCGGATTGGCGAATCCTATCTCTCCTTTGCCGACTTCGACGGGCTGCGGATTGAACTGGTGGAACGTGAAGAAGGCGCGCTGAGCACCTGGTCCTTTGGCGGTGTGACCCCTGAACATGCAATCAAAGGCTTCGGCGGGGCCGTTCTTTACAGCACCAATCCGGAGAAAACCGCAGATACGCTGTCCAACACGCTGGGCCTCGAACGTATTACTGAAGGCGACGGCTATATCCGCTACAGATCAACCGGCGACGTGGGCAACATCATCGATCTGAAGGCAGCGCCGGTTCCCCATGGAGCCGGAGGTTCAGGAACGGTCCATCACATCGCTTGGCGGGCCAAGGATGATGCCGAGCAGCTGGAATGGGGCCGGCGCGTGCAGAGCCATGGCTATCAGCCGACCCCGGTGCAGGACCGCCAGTACTTTAACGCCATTTACTTCCGTGAAGAAGGCGGTATTCTCTTCGAGATTGCAACCGATCCTCCAGGTTTTGCCCGTGATGAAGCCCCGGATGCGCTGGGCCAGAAGCTCATGCTTCCTGCCTGGTTCGAGCCGCACCGCGCAGTGATTGAAGAGAACCTTACCCCTTTTGAAATCCGTGAAATCGAGGTGGAACAGGGATGA
- a CDS encoding DoxX family protein, giving the protein MVSVGLLLMRLVIGIAFIGHGSQKLFGWFGGYGPKGTGGWMESIGIKPGVLMAVMAGLMELVGGVLFAAGFLTPVAAVLIAAAMLGAIVKVHAPNGFWSTANGIEFPLTLLVVAVGVALTGPGSISLDALFFN; this is encoded by the coding sequence ATGGTTAGTGTAGGTTTACTGTTGATGAGATTGGTGATCGGAATTGCGTTTATCGGGCATGGCTCACAGAAACTGTTTGGCTGGTTTGGCGGCTACGGTCCAAAAGGAACCGGAGGCTGGATGGAGTCGATTGGCATTAAGCCCGGTGTACTGATGGCGGTAATGGCAGGGCTGATGGAGCTTGTCGGGGGGGTGCTGTTCGCAGCCGGATTCCTGACGCCGGTGGCAGCTGTACTCATTGCCGCAGCGATGCTCGGCGCAATTGTTAAGGTTCATGCCCCTAACGGCTTCTGGTCTACGGCCAACGGGATCGAGTTTCCGCTCACGCTGCTGGTGGTTGCGGTGGGCGTGGCACTGACCGGGCCGGGATCGATCTCGCTCGATGCGCTGTTTTTCAACTGA
- a CDS encoding MarR family winged helix-turn-helix transcriptional regulator, with protein MSDIKETAATGSQDEEQAASLKLFVVLSKAYKSLMDHAVKDMKSHGLASAEFMVLEVLYHRTRIPLQQIGEKILVTSGSITYNIDKLEKRGLLKRVPCSEDRRVTYAEITDAGRELFDDIFPRHVSSIHSLMGSLNQEEKSQAIQLLKKLGKGV; from the coding sequence ATGAGTGATATCAAGGAAACAGCAGCCACCGGCAGTCAGGATGAGGAGCAGGCAGCCTCGCTGAAATTATTCGTTGTCCTGTCCAAGGCATATAAGAGCCTTATGGATCATGCGGTGAAGGATATGAAGAGCCACGGACTTGCTTCGGCGGAGTTTATGGTGCTGGAGGTTCTGTATCACAGAACCCGGATTCCCTTGCAACAGATCGGTGAGAAGATCCTTGTTACCAGCGGCAGTATTACCTACAACATCGACAAGCTGGAGAAGAGGGGTTTGCTGAAGCGTGTTCCATGCAGTGAGGACCGTCGTGTAACTTACGCTGAGATTACGGATGCGGGGCGTGAGCTGTTCGATGATATTTTTCCCCGTCATGTAAGTTCCATTCACAGCTTGATGGGCAGTCTGAATCAGGAAGAAAAGAGTCAGGCGATCCAACTGCTGAAGAAGCTTGGCAAAGGCGTATAG